In Streptomyces sp. P3, one DNA window encodes the following:
- a CDS encoding carbohydrate ABC transporter permease, translating to MSPIAGTPGLRRRRRRTTLVGWSFILPNFLGFAALTLVPVIATLLLAFTEWNSYSTPEWVGLDNFRRMFDSDNFWAALSNTTYYAVGHIPLTLGASLGLAILLNQKLRGVGFLRTAFFFPYITSLVAVAVVWNMLLSPDVGPVNQLLRAVGIDNPPGWTTSTDWSMPAVIITSVWRDMGYYMVLYLAGLQTIPAELYEAARVDGAGPWKRFWHITLPGLRPTTFFVLVMLTVASFKVFDLVQVMTEGGPGRSTLVLSQLIFREGITQGRFGYSSAISLVLFLLVMTITVIQFRLQRRHER from the coding sequence ATGAGCCCGATCGCAGGAACGCCGGGCCTTCGGCGGCGACGCCGACGCACCACCCTGGTGGGCTGGAGCTTCATCCTTCCCAACTTCCTCGGCTTCGCCGCCCTGACGCTGGTCCCGGTGATCGCGACCCTGCTGCTGGCGTTCACCGAATGGAACTCCTACAGCACCCCGGAGTGGGTCGGGCTCGACAACTTCCGCCGGATGTTCGACAGCGACAACTTCTGGGCGGCCCTGTCGAACACGACGTACTACGCGGTCGGCCACATACCGCTCACCCTGGGTGCCTCCCTGGGCCTGGCCATCCTGCTCAACCAGAAGCTGCGCGGTGTCGGCTTCCTCCGCACCGCCTTCTTCTTCCCGTACATCACGTCACTGGTCGCGGTGGCCGTGGTGTGGAACATGCTGCTCAGCCCCGACGTCGGACCGGTCAACCAGCTGCTCCGGGCGGTGGGGATCGACAACCCGCCGGGCTGGACCACCTCGACGGACTGGTCGATGCCGGCGGTGATCATCACCAGCGTCTGGCGGGACATGGGCTACTACATGGTCCTGTACCTGGCAGGGCTCCAGACCATCCCGGCGGAGCTGTACGAGGCCGCGAGGGTCGACGGCGCCGGCCCGTGGAAGCGGTTCTGGCACATCACCCTGCCGGGGCTGCGGCCCACGACCTTCTTCGTCCTGGTCATGCTCACGGTCGCCAGCTTCAAGGTCTTCGACCTGGTCCAGGTCATGACCGAGGGCGGCCCCGGACGGTCGACGCTGGTGCTGTCGCAGCTCATCTTCCGGGAGGGCATCACCCAGGGCAGGTTCGGCTACTCCTCGGCCATCTCCCTGGTGCTGTTCCTGCTCGTCATGACCATCACCGTGATCCAGTTCAGACTCCAGCGGAGGCACGAGCGATGA
- a CDS encoding carbohydrate ABC transporter permease — protein MSTTVLRKDSASATTAAPPPSGATPSRDRTGHPWARSRAGRVAGQALLYAVLAVLSAAILVPFAWMLVSSVKQDSEVFTVPIQWIPRSFHWQNFADIWTEIPLLTYLGNSLFLSVTITLLQVLTGSFAAYGFAKVRFPGRDALFLAYIATIAVPWQAYMVPQYIIMQRLGLVNTHLSLILLQAFGAFGVFLMRQYYQSIPEELSEAARLDGLSEYGIWARIMLPLSKPALAGLALLTFVLTWNDYMGPFIYLTDNDLWTVQLGLRSFVGVYDARYAMIMTGSVLSVLPIVVVFLLGQRHFVRGIATSGMK, from the coding sequence ATGAGCACCACCGTGCTGCGCAAGGACAGTGCGTCGGCCACCACGGCCGCGCCGCCGCCGAGCGGCGCCACCCCGTCCCGGGACCGGACCGGGCACCCCTGGGCCCGGTCGCGGGCCGGACGGGTGGCGGGCCAGGCCCTGCTGTACGCGGTCCTGGCCGTGCTGTCGGCCGCGATCCTCGTCCCGTTCGCCTGGATGCTGGTCTCCTCGGTGAAACAGGACTCGGAGGTCTTCACAGTCCCGATCCAGTGGATCCCGAGGTCCTTCCACTGGCAGAACTTCGCCGACATCTGGACCGAGATACCACTGCTCACGTATCTGGGGAACTCCCTGTTCCTCAGCGTCACCATCACCCTGCTCCAGGTGCTGACCGGAAGCTTCGCCGCCTACGGCTTCGCCAAGGTCCGCTTCCCCGGACGGGACGCCCTCTTCCTCGCCTACATCGCCACCATCGCGGTGCCGTGGCAGGCGTACATGGTGCCGCAGTACATCATCATGCAGCGCCTGGGACTGGTGAACACCCACCTGTCGCTGATCCTGCTCCAGGCGTTCGGGGCCTTCGGTGTCTTCCTGATGCGGCAGTACTACCAGTCCATCCCGGAGGAGCTGAGCGAGGCGGCCCGCCTGGACGGACTGAGCGAGTACGGCATCTGGGCAAGGATCATGCTGCCGCTGTCCAAGCCCGCGCTGGCCGGCCTGGCGCTGCTGACCTTCGTCCTCACCTGGAACGACTACATGGGCCCGTTCATCTATCTGACGGACAACGACCTGTGGACCGTGCAGCTGGGCCTGCGGTCGTTCGTGGGTGTGTACGACGCCCGGTACGCGATGATCATGACGGGCTCGGTGCTGTCCGTGCTGCCGATCGTGGTGGTGTTCCTGCTCGGCCAGCGCCACTTCGTCCGGGGCATCGCCACCAGCGGAATGAAGTGA
- a CDS encoding DUF624 domain-containing protein, translating to MSTRVDDRGPRFNLSQGSWDLIWSHVHRVLMVNLVGAVTSLPLLLALSAEPRPWQYPVLLTLLSFGAGPTLAAVFAYLRLTVEEERVPATEAFRCYRRLFRPALLTWSPFATLAAVGLTDLVVLSGTAAGAALAPLLGVVVLITVSSGITAMAALPDGRRATVRRTLLAASYASVRRWPFALANLGLLGATLMIVNQAPLLGLAVVPGCALFVVWRNCRAMLAFDPH from the coding sequence ATGAGTACCCGTGTCGACGACCGCGGTCCCCGGTTCAACCTCAGCCAGGGCTCCTGGGACCTCATCTGGTCCCATGTCCACCGGGTCCTGATGGTCAACCTCGTGGGAGCGGTGACCAGCCTGCCGCTGCTGCTGGCCCTGTCGGCCGAGCCCCGGCCCTGGCAGTACCCGGTCCTCCTCACCCTGCTCTCGTTCGGCGCCGGTCCCACCCTCGCGGCGGTCTTCGCCTACCTCCGCCTGACCGTCGAGGAGGAGCGGGTGCCTGCGACCGAGGCGTTCCGCTGTTATCGGCGCCTGTTCCGGCCGGCGCTGCTGACCTGGTCGCCGTTCGCAACTCTGGCCGCGGTCGGCCTCACCGACCTGGTCGTCCTGAGTGGCACTGCGGCGGGAGCGGCGCTGGCGCCGCTGCTCGGGGTGGTGGTCCTGATCACCGTGAGCTCCGGCATCACCGCGATGGCCGCCCTGCCCGACGGCCGGCGGGCGACCGTCCGACGCACGCTGCTCGCGGCCTCGTACGCCTCGGTGCGCCGCTGGCCGTTCGCTCTGGCCAACCTCGGTCTGCTGGGCGCCACCCTGATGATCGTCAACCAGGCGCCCCTGCTCGGGCTGGCCGTGGTCCCCGGCTGCGCGCTGTTCGTCGTCTGGCGCAACTGCCGAGCCATGCTCGCCTTTGACCCTCACTGA
- a CDS encoding ricin-type beta-trefoil lectin domain protein, whose amino-acid sequence MLAAALTTLVAVPVSLLSAAPSASAAVDPTQFRGVNWARIGDNYTDTPLVLDGMSATDTYATIRAKADALYSGFNSTVGANTVRLPMNRNTAPGTAWGDAYAGAVDAATAKGFNVVLSYWEDGASSGGKVVNTASFYTMWDAVIAKYGSNSRVYFEPMNEPHGYTSTDWRNFAATWIARYPTLPKERIFVSGTGFNDDVTSVCSDSRLAGTYLSLHLYGYAFSARSYDDWVTLFNSRIGTCGARTVLGEFGAPMDDGRNYNDAGSTDNLVRYLRAATDTVRAKGMGAIYWPALGGKRTMRPDYDWYSLYALHGTGTNLSLSVRNTTIVDRLEYAWNTGDGSPTTTLRNVGVPGCLDVPGASQVNGTQTIIWTCTGNTNQKWTRTAGGQITVYGGTKCLEATAAGTANGTTVGINDCNGAANQQWIFYSDGTVRGAQSGRCLDVKETTSRTQLWDCWGGSNQKWQIV is encoded by the coding sequence GTGCTGGCAGCCGCTCTGACCACCCTGGTCGCCGTGCCCGTCAGCCTGCTGTCCGCCGCGCCGTCGGCCTCGGCGGCCGTGGACCCCACCCAGTTCAGGGGCGTGAACTGGGCCCGTATCGGAGACAACTACACCGACACCCCCCTCGTCCTCGACGGGATGAGCGCGACCGACACCTACGCGACCATCAGGGCCAAGGCGGACGCCCTCTACAGCGGGTTCAACAGCACCGTCGGCGCCAACACCGTACGGCTGCCGATGAACAGAAACACCGCTCCCGGCACGGCGTGGGGCGACGCCTACGCCGGAGCCGTCGACGCCGCGACGGCCAAGGGCTTCAACGTGGTCCTGTCCTACTGGGAGGACGGGGCCTCCTCCGGCGGCAAGGTCGTCAACACGGCCTCGTTCTACACGATGTGGGACGCCGTCATCGCCAAGTACGGCTCCAACAGCCGGGTCTACTTCGAGCCGATGAACGAGCCCCACGGCTACACCAGCACCGACTGGCGCAACTTCGCCGCCACCTGGATCGCCCGCTATCCGACCCTCCCCAAGGAGCGGATCTTCGTGAGCGGCACCGGCTTCAACGACGATGTCACCTCCGTGTGCAGTGACAGCCGCCTGGCCGGGACCTATCTGTCACTGCACCTTTACGGGTACGCGTTCAGCGCCCGGTCCTACGACGACTGGGTCACCCTGTTCAACTCCCGGATCGGCACCTGCGGCGCCCGTACCGTGCTGGGGGAGTTCGGCGCGCCGATGGACGACGGCCGCAACTACAACGACGCGGGCAGCACGGACAACTTGGTCCGCTACCTGCGCGCCGCCACGGACACCGTCCGGGCCAAGGGGATGGGCGCGATCTACTGGCCGGCCCTCGGCGGCAAGCGCACGATGCGCCCGGACTACGACTGGTACTCCCTCTACGCTCTCCACGGCACCGGCACCAACCTGTCGCTGAGCGTCCGCAACACCACCATCGTCGACCGTCTGGAGTACGCCTGGAACACAGGTGACGGCTCGCCCACGACGACCCTGCGCAACGTCGGCGTCCCGGGCTGCCTCGACGTCCCCGGCGCCTCCCAGGTGAACGGCACCCAAACCATAATCTGGACCTGCACCGGCAACACCAACCAGAAGTGGACCCGCACGGCCGGCGGACAGATCACCGTCTACGGCGGGACCAAGTGCCTCGAAGCCACCGCGGCGGGCACGGCCAACGGCACGACGGTCGGCATCAACGACTGCAACGGCGCGGCCAACCAGCAGTGGATCTTCTACTCCGACGGCACGGTCCGCGGCGCCCAGTCAGGCCGCTGCCTCGATGTGAAGGAGACCACGTCCAGGACCCAGCTGTGGGACTGCTGGGGCGGCAGCAACCAGAAGTGGCAGATCGTGTGA